Proteins encoded together in one Desulfuromonas acetexigens window:
- a CDS encoding TlyA family RNA methyltransferase: MKKVRLDKLLVDRALVPSRERARALILAGKVVVGEHAVDKAGAQVAEDAPVRLKGEDIPYVSRGGLKLEKGLDHFAVDPAGRVAIDVGASTGGFTDCLLQRGATKVFAVDVGYGQLAWSLREDPRVVNLERTNIRELTTERLGERPSLAVIDASFISLDKVLPPTLALLAPGAEVLALIKPQFEVGKGQVGKGGVVRDAEQHAAVVERIRTLAESLGCLILGVTESPILGPKGNREFLIHLRLKDEA; the protein is encoded by the coding sequence ATGAAAAAAGTCCGACTCGACAAACTGCTCGTTGACCGTGCTCTGGTCCCTTCCCGGGAGCGGGCGCGGGCGCTGATCCTGGCCGGCAAGGTGGTGGTCGGCGAGCATGCCGTGGACAAGGCCGGTGCCCAGGTCGCCGAGGATGCCCCGGTGCGGCTCAAGGGGGAGGACATCCCCTACGTCTCCCGGGGAGGACTGAAGCTGGAGAAGGGACTCGACCATTTCGCTGTCGATCCCGCCGGGCGGGTCGCCATCGATGTCGGCGCTTCCACCGGCGGCTTCACCGACTGCCTGCTGCAACGGGGCGCGACCAAGGTCTTCGCCGTCGATGTCGGCTATGGCCAGCTCGCCTGGTCGTTGCGGGAAGATCCCCGGGTGGTGAATCTCGAACGGACCAACATCCGCGAACTCACCACCGAACGTCTCGGCGAACGCCCGAGCCTGGCGGTGATCGACGCTTCTTTCATCTCCCTCGACAAGGTGTTGCCGCCGACCCTGGCCCTGCTCGCCCCCGGCGCCGAGGTCCTGGCCCTGATCAAACCTCAGTTTGAGGTCGGCAAGGGGCAGGTCGGCAAGGGCGGGGTGGTGCGCGACGCCGAACAGCACGCGGCGGTGGTGGAGCGCATCCGGACTTTGGCCGAAAGTCTCGGCTGCCTGATTCTCGGCGTGACCGAAAGCCCGATTCTCGGCCCCAAGGGGAACCGGGAATTTCTCATCCACCTGCGTCTTAAGGATGAAGCATGA
- a CDS encoding UvrD-helicase domain-containing protein yields MTAPVDAQARLRAIDPERSFIVQAPAGSGKTELLIQRYLRLLATIRRPDEILAITFTRKAAGEMRGRLLRALREACAAAPESAHQRQTWELARAALAQDARQGWNLLDNPSLLAIQTIDSFNAALVRRMPWISRFGAMPAIAEDPFPLYREAARRVTARLDRGGPGSAETALLLEHLDNRMDTLQGMLVAMLARRDQWLRHLGRVRHESWRGLLEGSLEGFVAQQLRAAEALLPEDCRDELLELGRYAASQLDAEARPLCRCADLAEFPGTDAAALPDWLALADLLLTATGTFRLRLDKNGGFPAGKGEAAARKERMREILERLQGVPGLEEALAELRRLPDMRYPDGQWQVLQALVELLPLAAAELWLVFRQEGQVDFAAVALQALAALGGGDDPSELLLRLDARLSHILVDEFQDTSYLQYYLLGHLTAGWQSGDGRTLFVVGDPMQSIYLFREAEVGLFLRARARGLAAVPLERIDLCANFRSQQGIVDWVNTAFAGLFPAEEDEALGGVVYAPSTAVHEVLPGPACTVHPFAWRDDAAEAERVADLAEQALAEAGEGTVAVLVRARTHLTEILRAFSARGLRFSARDIDPLQCRPAVRDLLALTRALLHPADRLSWLCVLRAPWCGLTLADLEVLCGDDGGRLIPELLEDEERLASLSADGRERLVRVRAILQRARVRHGALPLRQLVEGVWLALGGGACCDGAARKDTARVFALMEECDHGGDLPALDALDEGLGRLFAAPDSGADGRLQVMTIHKSKGLEFDTVILPGLGRGSAGGDRHLLRWLEHPDCGLLLAPVPALDGYAKDATYEAIGRLETAKQELESLRLLYVAATRAKRRLHLLGHAAPDKDGLPRPLAGSLLGRLWPVLESSFVFSATEAAVGEGEAAARVPLPLRRLPADWRLPPLPSLTLPTVARARQASGHGEQENRLELFTGWEAETARHVGTLCHLYLERIAREGLERWTPERIAAEATAGQRRLARLGVPAAELAEGWKTVAAALLGALAASRGRWILGAWEGAACELELSGRIGDDLLHAAVDRTFVADGIRWVVDYKIVACQGGREAFLAGQIERYRSQLENYVALMSRYDSAHPVRAALYFPLFDGWRELD; encoded by the coding sequence ATGACCGCTCCCGTCGACGCCCAGGCCCGGCTGCGGGCCATCGATCCCGAAAGATCCTTCATCGTCCAGGCCCCGGCCGGTTCCGGCAAGACCGAACTGCTGATCCAGCGCTATCTGCGGTTGCTCGCCACCATCCGTCGCCCCGACGAGATTCTCGCCATCACCTTCACCCGCAAGGCCGCCGGGGAGATGCGCGGGCGGCTGCTGCGGGCCCTGCGCGAGGCGTGCGCAGCGGCGCCGGAGAGCGCCCATCAGCGGCAGACCTGGGAGCTGGCCCGCGCGGCCCTGGCGCAGGATGCCCGACAGGGCTGGAACCTGCTTGACAATCCCTCGTTGCTGGCGATTCAGACCATCGATTCCTTCAATGCCGCCCTAGTGCGGCGCATGCCCTGGATTTCCCGTTTCGGCGCCATGCCGGCCATCGCCGAGGATCCCTTTCCCCTTTACCGCGAAGCCGCGCGGCGGGTCACGGCGCGGCTCGACCGGGGTGGGCCGGGGAGCGCCGAAACGGCGCTGCTGCTGGAACATCTCGACAACCGCATGGACACCCTGCAAGGGATGCTGGTCGCCATGCTCGCCCGCCGCGATCAATGGTTGCGCCATCTCGGCCGGGTCAGGCATGAAAGCTGGCGGGGACTGCTGGAAGGCTCCCTGGAAGGTTTTGTCGCTCAGCAGCTGCGTGCGGCCGAGGCCCTGCTCCCCGAGGATTGCCGCGACGAATTGCTCGAGTTGGGGCGCTATGCGGCCAGTCAGCTGGATGCGGAGGCACGCCCCCTGTGCCGCTGCGCCGATCTTGCCGAATTCCCCGGAACTGATGCCGCCGCCTTGCCGGACTGGCTGGCGCTGGCCGATCTGCTGCTCACCGCCACCGGAACCTTTCGTCTGCGCCTCGACAAAAATGGCGGTTTTCCCGCCGGCAAGGGGGAGGCGGCGGCGCGCAAGGAACGGATGCGGGAAATCCTTGAGCGATTGCAGGGCGTTCCCGGGCTGGAAGAGGCCCTGGCCGAGCTGCGCCGCCTGCCCGATATGCGCTATCCCGACGGGCAATGGCAGGTGCTGCAAGCCCTGGTCGAACTGCTGCCCCTCGCCGCCGCTGAACTCTGGCTGGTCTTTCGCCAGGAAGGGCAGGTCGATTTCGCCGCCGTCGCCCTGCAAGCCCTGGCTGCTTTGGGCGGCGGCGATGATCCTTCGGAGCTGCTGCTGCGTCTCGACGCCCGCCTCAGTCACATTCTGGTGGACGAGTTTCAGGACACCTCCTATCTGCAGTACTATCTGCTCGGCCACCTGACTGCCGGTTGGCAGTCGGGAGATGGCCGCACCCTTTTCGTCGTCGGCGATCCCATGCAGTCGATCTACCTCTTTCGCGAGGCCGAGGTCGGGCTCTTCCTCCGGGCCCGCGCCCGGGGGCTGGCGGCGGTGCCGCTGGAGCGTATCGACCTGTGCGCCAATTTCCGCTCCCAGCAGGGGATCGTCGATTGGGTCAATACCGCCTTCGCCGGGCTTTTCCCCGCCGAGGAAGACGAGGCCCTGGGCGGGGTGGTCTACGCCCCCTCGACGGCGGTGCATGAAGTGCTGCCGGGACCGGCCTGTACGGTGCATCCTTTCGCCTGGCGCGACGACGCGGCCGAGGCTGAGCGGGTGGCGGATTTGGCCGAACAGGCCCTGGCCGAGGCGGGGGAGGGGACGGTGGCGGTACTGGTTCGCGCCCGCACCCATCTCACCGAGATCCTGCGCGCCTTTTCCGCGCGCGGGCTGCGTTTCAGCGCTCGCGACATCGACCCCCTGCAGTGCCGTCCGGCGGTGCGCGATCTTCTCGCCCTGACCCGGGCGCTGCTGCATCCCGCCGATCGCCTGAGCTGGCTGTGTGTGCTGCGCGCCCCCTGGTGCGGCCTGACCCTCGCCGACCTGGAGGTGTTGTGCGGCGACGACGGCGGCCGCCTGATCCCGGAGCTGCTGGAAGACGAAGAACGGCTCGCGTCCCTCTCCGCCGACGGGCGGGAACGGCTGGTGCGGGTGCGGGCGATCCTCCAGCGCGCTCGGGTGCGGCACGGCGCGCTTCCCCTGCGACAACTGGTGGAAGGGGTGTGGCTCGCCCTGGGCGGCGGCGCCTGCTGCGACGGCGCGGCGCGCAAGGACACGGCCCGAGTCTTCGCCCTGATGGAGGAATGCGATCACGGCGGCGATCTGCCTGCCCTTGACGCCCTCGACGAGGGGCTCGGCCGGCTCTTCGCCGCCCCCGACAGCGGCGCCGACGGGCGTTTGCAGGTGATGACCATCCACAAATCGAAGGGGCTGGAATTCGATACGGTGATCCTTCCCGGCCTCGGCCGGGGTTCCGCCGGCGGCGATCGCCACCTGCTGCGCTGGCTGGAACATCCCGACTGTGGTCTGCTCCTCGCCCCGGTGCCGGCTCTGGACGGCTATGCCAAAGATGCCACCTACGAGGCCATCGGCCGTCTCGAAACGGCCAAGCAGGAGCTGGAAAGCCTGCGCCTGCTCTACGTCGCGGCGACCCGGGCCAAGCGCCGCCTGCATCTGCTCGGCCACGCCGCGCCGGACAAGGACGGCCTGCCCCGTCCTCTGGCCGGTTCCCTGCTCGGCCGGTTGTGGCCGGTGCTCGAGTCGAGTTTCGTCTTCTCCGCGACGGAGGCGGCTGTGGGGGAAGGGGAGGCGGCCGCGCGGGTGCCTCTGCCGCTCCGGCGCCTGCCCGCCGACTGGCGGCTGCCGCCGTTGCCCTCACTCACCCTGCCGACGGTCGCTCGCGCCCGGCAGGCTTCCGGCCACGGCGAGCAGGAAAACCGTCTCGAGCTTTTCACCGGCTGGGAGGCGGAGACCGCCCGCCATGTCGGCACCCTCTGCCATCTCTATCTCGAACGCATCGCCCGCGAGGGGCTGGAGCGTTGGACGCCGGAGCGCATCGCCGCCGAGGCAACGGCTGGGCAACGGCGCCTGGCCCGCCTCGGAGTGCCGGCGGCAGAGCTCGCCGAGGGCTGGAAGACGGTCGCGGCGGCCCTGCTCGGGGCGCTGGCCGCTTCCCGGGGACGGTGGATTCTCGGGGCATGGGAGGGGGCGGCCTGTGAGCTGGAACTTTCCGGGCGGATCGGGGACGATCTGCTGCACGCCGCCGTCGACCGCACTTTTGTTGCCGACGGTATTCGCTGGGTCGTCGATTACAAGATCGTCGCCTGCCAGGGGGGAAGGGAAGCCTTTCTCGCCGGGCAGATCGAGCGCTATCGCTCGCAGCTGGAGAACTACGTTGCCCTCATGAGCCGGTACGACTCGGCGCATCCGGTGCGGGCGGCCCTCTACTTCCCCCTCTTCGACGGCTGGCGGGAGCTGGACTGA
- a CDS encoding peptidase U32 family protein, translating to MILISPIDQLGEVEPLLDAGADELYGGWVPEDWLERYRLLASINQRTFAGAQIAGYEDLQEIVQRAHDRGKRFSLTLNAPFYSDEQLPLLFDYVDQAVAAGVDGVILADLGLLRLLRRRHGGLEYHASTLAHLANSGAAAFYAAQGIDRLVFPRHLPVAEMAEIVEKVPGLRCDAFILIGNCPNSEGLCTFHHSSPAKIWPCEIPYRIEPLAPAPSPRLQRAMARQEEWARSDRRHGCGLCAIPALAAAGIHGLKLVGRGAPSAQKVRNLALVAEFCERAADCDDGADYRRRARDAHRQSFAAPCSPLVCYYPEYCNEA from the coding sequence ATGATTCTCATCTCCCCCATCGACCAGCTCGGCGAAGTCGAACCCCTGCTCGATGCCGGTGCCGACGAGCTTTACGGCGGCTGGGTGCCGGAGGATTGGCTGGAGCGCTACCGGCTGCTCGCCTCCATCAACCAGCGTACCTTCGCCGGGGCGCAGATCGCCGGTTATGAGGATTTGCAAGAGATCGTGCAGCGGGCCCATGACCGGGGCAAGCGCTTTTCCCTGACCCTGAATGCCCCCTTTTACAGCGACGAGCAGCTGCCGCTCTTGTTCGATTATGTCGATCAGGCGGTCGCGGCGGGGGTCGACGGCGTCATTCTCGCCGATCTCGGCCTGCTGCGCCTGTTGCGGCGGCGGCACGGCGGTCTCGAATACCACGCCAGCACCCTTGCCCATCTCGCCAATTCCGGGGCGGCGGCCTTTTATGCCGCCCAGGGGATCGACCGGCTGGTCTTTCCCCGGCATCTGCCGGTGGCGGAGATGGCCGAGATCGTCGAGAAAGTGCCGGGGCTGCGCTGTGACGCCTTTATCCTTATCGGAAACTGCCCCAACAGCGAGGGGCTGTGCACCTTTCATCATTCCAGCCCGGCGAAGATCTGGCCCTGCGAGATCCCCTACCGGATCGAGCCGCTCGCGCCCGCACCCTCGCCCCGGCTGCAACGGGCGATGGCCCGCCAGGAGGAGTGGGCCCGCAGCGATCGCCGCCACGGCTGCGGACTCTGCGCCATTCCGGCCCTGGCGGCGGCCGGAATTCACGGACTCAAACTGGTGGGGCGCGGCGCCCCCTCGGCGCAGAAAGTGCGGAATCTCGCCTTGGTCGCGGAGTTTTGCGAGCGTGCCGCCGATTGCGACGATGGCGCGGACTATCGCCGCCGGGCCCGGGACGCCCACCGGCAAAGCTTTGCCGCCCCCTGTTCCCCCTTGGTTTGCTATTACCCCGAATACTGTAACGAAGCATAG
- a CDS encoding metallophosphoesterase family protein, whose protein sequence is MIRILHTADLHLGAFFPELGEKEGKRRHDLLQTFERLLTLAIKNEVQLFIVAGDLFDDPRPAAELVEQVASGLKRLIDRGIAVVLLPGDHDAPPAADGAYAKLTALGAVLLPETPGPQPVTVTVAGQPVHFYVFGGCALPSPTLLERMARRPLEGLHIGVLHGLRPVLPGESGKGLSLENLRDWNLDYLAFGHGHEFLLVEAGERLFGCRPGSPEGLRFGENGPRYCALAEVEPERVRVEPLPVGGRVLDELSLDLTGCETFAEAATRIIELHSSDLLLRLTLTGLIEVPLDMAELHDRCAGDFFHLELRDRTELLAGEFVDRMAGEETVRGVLARRARRLLADSPPERRPLVEEAFRETLRRFQGKGGGRA, encoded by the coding sequence ATGATCCGCATTCTGCATACCGCCGACCTGCATCTGGGTGCGTTCTTTCCCGAGCTTGGCGAGAAAGAGGGAAAACGGCGCCACGATCTGCTGCAGACCTTCGAACGGCTGCTGACCCTGGCGATCAAGAACGAGGTCCAGCTTTTCATCGTCGCCGGCGATCTTTTCGATGATCCTCGCCCGGCGGCGGAGCTGGTCGAACAGGTCGCTTCCGGACTCAAACGCCTCATCGACCGGGGCATCGCCGTCGTCCTGCTCCCCGGCGATCACGACGCCCCGCCGGCCGCGGACGGGGCCTATGCCAAGCTGACCGCTCTCGGCGCGGTGCTCTTGCCGGAGACGCCGGGGCCTCAGCCGGTGACCGTCACGGTCGCCGGTCAGCCCGTGCATTTCTATGTCTTCGGCGGTTGTGCCCTGCCGAGCCCGACACTCCTCGAGCGCATGGCCCGCCGTCCCCTCGAGGGTCTGCATATCGGCGTGCTGCACGGCCTGCGGCCGGTCCTCCCCGGAGAATCCGGCAAGGGTCTTTCTCTGGAAAACCTGCGGGACTGGAATCTCGATTACCTGGCCTTCGGCCATGGCCACGAATTTCTACTGGTGGAAGCGGGCGAGCGCCTCTTCGGTTGCCGTCCCGGTTCCCCAGAGGGCCTGCGCTTCGGCGAGAATGGCCCGCGTTATTGCGCCTTGGCCGAGGTCGAGCCGGAACGAGTCCGGGTCGAACCCTTGCCGGTGGGGGGGCGAGTCCTCGATGAGCTTAGTTTGGACCTGACCGGCTGCGAGACCTTCGCCGAGGCTGCGACACGGATCATTGAGTTGCATTCCAGCGATCTGTTGCTGCGTCTGACCCTCACCGGCTTGATCGAGGTGCCGCTCGATATGGCCGAACTGCACGACCGCTGTGCCGGGGATTTTTTTCACTTGGAGCTGCGTGACCGCACCGAACTGCTGGCCGGCGAGTTCGTCGACCGCATGGCGGGCGAGGAGACGGTACGGGGGGTGCTGGCGCGCCGGGCCCGGCGTCTGCTCGCGGACTCCCCGCCGGAACGGCGACCTCTGGTGGAGGAAGCTTTTCGTGAGACGCTGCGCCGCTTCCAGGGGAAGGGAGGAGGCCGGGCATGA
- a CDS encoding SAM-dependent methyltransferase has translation MNRVYFIGAGPGDPDFLTLRGARLLARCRTVFAPTPFETTFAEQLRDKRVLVPFDFYFAELQEKVHTFLEEGEVAFLVPGDLTFYAPFQGLIDALGERAEVVPGVGTANVASALLKKTLDLPGVCNRAIIASPRTLGDGPEAPTLRDLAAPGVTLLIYMNNLPLPELTALLRAGYGRNVPIALCHRLGLPGEEVVTGTLDDIVEKVGERDFFNLTTGSKRAALTLVLVGETLTATVDGSWWDHRREHIWKHRDGEGG, from the coding sequence ATGAATCGTGTCTATTTCATCGGTGCCGGGCCTGGCGACCCCGATTTTCTCACCCTGCGCGGGGCGCGGCTGCTGGCGCGCTGCCGCACCGTTTTCGCCCCGACCCCTTTCGAAACGACCTTCGCCGAGCAGCTGCGGGACAAGCGGGTGCTCGTCCCCTTCGATTTCTATTTCGCCGAACTGCAGGAGAAAGTTCATACCTTTCTCGAAGAGGGCGAGGTGGCCTTTCTCGTCCCCGGCGACCTGACCTTCTACGCCCCCTTTCAGGGGTTGATCGACGCCCTCGGCGAGCGGGCCGAGGTGGTGCCCGGCGTCGGCACCGCCAACGTCGCCTCCGCCCTGCTGAAAAAGACCCTTGATCTCCCTGGGGTCTGCAACCGGGCGATCATCGCCTCGCCGCGCACCCTCGGCGACGGTCCCGAAGCACCGACCCTGCGGGATCTGGCGGCGCCGGGGGTGACCCTGCTCATCTACATGAACAACCTCCCCCTCCCCGAACTGACCGCCTTGCTGCGCGCCGGTTACGGCCGGAACGTGCCCATCGCCCTCTGCCATCGCCTGGGGCTGCCCGGCGAGGAGGTGGTGACCGGCACCCTGGACGATATTGTCGAGAAGGTCGGCGAGCGGGATTTCTTCAACCTGACGACCGGCTCCAAGCGGGCGGCGCTGACCCTGGTGCTGGTCGGCGAGACCCTGACGGCGACCGTCGACGGCAGCTGGTGGGATCATCGCCGCGAACACATCTGGAAGCATCGGGACGGGGAGGGGGGATGA